One bacterium genomic window, GTGCGCGCGAGCACGTACCCCAACGGAACGCCGAGCACGACCACGATGAACGTGGAGATCGTCGCGGTGAGGACGGACGTCCAGATCGCCCCGGCCGCCGCCGCGCCCCGGATCGCGCTCAAGAGGACGCTCCCGTCGAGCGACGCCACGCCGAAACAAAAGGGGACGACGAGGTACCCGAGCAGCAACACGCCCGCTGCGGCGAGCGGCCAGGGCACACCCGGACGGTGACGCGCGGCGCCGGACGCCCAGCCCAGCGCGCTCATGGCAAGACGGCCAGCGTCGTCCCGAGGCGGGCGGTGTCGTAGTCTCCCACCGCCTCGAGGTCGGCGCGGACCGGCGCGCGCCGCGCCGTCTCGAGCAGGGCCTGCACGGCCGGACGCGCCGCGACCTCGGACGGCAGCACGAGGTCGTAGCGCTCCTGCTGCAGCGGGATGAAATGCAGCCCGAACGCGCGCGCCGCAGCGCGCACCCCAACGCCGGCGTCCACGAGGCCGAGGGCCACGGCCTGCGCGACGGCGAGGTGGGATGGGGCGGCTCGATCGTAACCCCGCACCTTCGACGGGGAGAGCCCATGCGCCGCAAGCGCCGCATCCAGCACGGCCCGCGCGCCGCTCCCGGGCTCCCGGTTGATGATGGTGACGTCCGCGCGGCCCAGGTCGCCGACGTCGTGCACGCCGCGCGGGTTTCCGGCCGCCACGATCACCCCCTGCTCCCACGTCGCAAACGCCAGCACGACGAGACGGCGTTTCCCGAGCATGCGTCGCACCAACGGAATGTTGTCCTGTCCGGTCTTCGGATCCCGCAGGTGCAGCCCGGCGATGTGTGCCGCGTCGTCGCGGAGCCACTCGAGCGCGCGCATGCTTCCGGCCGGGAGCCAGGCGAGACGGTACTGCGGGTACGCCCGCTCGAAGTGCCCGGCGATCAGCGGCAGCGCGGGATCGCACCCCGCGACAACGATCGTTTCCACGGGTCGCCCGGCGGGCTCGAACAATCGGATCCGCACCTGACGTCCCCGGCCCGCGCACACAACGCCGTCGGCGCCGGCAAGCCACGCCGAGGAGACCAGCGCCCCCGTCAACGGCACGGCGGTCGCCCGCCCGCCGGCGGCGGCCAGCCTGACCCTCACCGGCGCATCGCCCTGCGGTGCAGGTCCCGCGAGCCTCGCGGGCACCTCTCGCGCGGCCTCGGGGACGCGGAACAGGTCCTCCACCTTGACGCCCAGCGCCGCGGCGAGGCGAAGGGCGAGCGCGGTTCCCGGTACCGTCCGGCCGCCCTCAATGGCGTTCAGGGTCTGGCGGGACGTTCCGACGCGGGCGGCCAGCTGCCCCTGCGATATCCCTGCCTGACCCCGCCAGCGCCGCACCACGTTGTCGAGCTGCTCCCGTCCCATGGCGATCGCTCCCTCCGCTGCTGCACGACGATCCAACACTGACAATCTACCACGATACTGGTCAATAGTTCTTTCCATAGGCCGTCTTGTCCCTTTCACAGAATCGACA contains:
- a CDS encoding substrate-binding domain-containing protein translates to MGREQLDNVVRRWRGQAGISQGQLAARVGTSRQTLNAIEGGRTVPGTALALRLAAALGVKVEDLFRVPEAAREVPARLAGPAPQGDAPVRVRLAAAGGRATAVPLTGALVSSAWLAGADGVVCAGRGRQVRIRLFEPAGRPVETIVVAGCDPALPLIAGHFERAYPQYRLAWLPAGSMRALEWLRDDAAHIAGLHLRDPKTGQDNIPLVRRMLGKRRLVVLAFATWEQGVIVAAGNPRGVHDVGDLGRADVTIINREPGSGARAVLDAALAAHGLSPSKVRGYDRAAPSHLAVAQAVALGLVDAGVGVRAAARAFGLHFIPLQQERYDLVLPSEVAARPAVQALLETARRAPVRADLEAVGDYDTARLGTTLAVLP